A section of the Malania oleifera isolate guangnan ecotype guangnan chromosome 2, ASM2987363v1, whole genome shotgun sequence genome encodes:
- the LOC131148650 gene encoding protein NUCLEAR FUSION DEFECTIVE 6, mitochondrial-like isoform X2, with protein sequence MATAASAMRSILRSSSVRSAAARVASEAKAARSSFRVTSKKTLCQRTFRSPVEMSFCLESMLPFHSATASALMTSMLTISCRGYGRLPEACNDDV encoded by the exons ATGGCCACCGCTGCCTCGGCTATGAGATCCATTCTTCGTTCAAGTTCCGTCAGGAGCGCAGCGGCGAGAGTTGCGTCGGAGGCCAAAGCAGCTCGCTCTTCTTTCCGTGTCACCAGCAAAAAAACCCTCTGCCAACGCACTTTCAG GTCTCCAGTTGAAATGAGTTTCTGCCTGGAATCAATGCTGCCGTTCCACTCTGCAACTGCTTCTGCGTTGATGACTTCAATGCTCACCATTTCTTGCCGTGGTTATGGCCGGCTTCCAGAAG CTTGCAATGATGATGTGTGA
- the LOC131148650 gene encoding protein NUCLEAR FUSION DEFECTIVE 6, mitochondrial-like isoform X3, which produces MATAASAMRSILRSSSVRSAAARVASEAKAARSSFRVTSKKTLCQRTFRSPVEMSFCLESMLPFHSATASALMTSMLTISCRGYGRLPEACVDDV; this is translated from the exons ATGGCCACCGCTGCCTCGGCTATGAGATCCATTCTTCGTTCAAGTTCCGTCAGGAGCGCAGCGGCGAGAGTTGCGTCGGAGGCCAAAGCAGCTCGCTCTTCTTTCCGTGTCACCAGCAAAAAAACCCTCTGCCAACGCACTTTCAG GTCTCCAGTTGAAATGAGTTTCTGCCTGGAATCAATGCTGCCGTTCCACTCTGCAACTGCTTCTGCGTTGATGACTTCAATGCTCACCATTTCTTGCCGTGGTTATGGCCGGCTTCCAGAAG CTTGCGTTGATGATGTATGA
- the LOC131148650 gene encoding protein NUCLEAR FUSION DEFECTIVE 6, mitochondrial-like isoform X1, which yields MATAASAMRSILRSSSVRSAAARVASEAKAARSSFRVTSKKTLCQRTFRSPVEMSFCLESMLPFHSATASALMTSMLTISCRGYGRLPEGQDKTR from the exons ATGGCCACCGCTGCCTCGGCTATGAGATCCATTCTTCGTTCAAGTTCCGTCAGGAGCGCAGCGGCGAGAGTTGCGTCGGAGGCCAAAGCAGCTCGCTCTTCTTTCCGTGTCACCAGCAAAAAAACCCTCTGCCAACGCACTTTCAG GTCTCCAGTTGAAATGAGTTTCTGCCTGGAATCAATGCTGCCGTTCCACTCTGCAACTGCTTCTGCGTTGATGACTTCAATGCTCACCATTTCTTGCCGTGGTTATGGCCGGCTTCCAGAAG GCCAGGACAAGACTAGATGA
- the LOC131148650 gene encoding protein NUCLEAR FUSION DEFECTIVE 6, mitochondrial-like isoform X4 codes for MATAASAMRSILRSSSVRSAAARVASEAKAARSSFRVTSKKTLCQRTFRSPVEMSFCLESMLPFHSATASALMTSMLTISCRGYGRLPEGL; via the exons ATGGCCACCGCTGCCTCGGCTATGAGATCCATTCTTCGTTCAAGTTCCGTCAGGAGCGCAGCGGCGAGAGTTGCGTCGGAGGCCAAAGCAGCTCGCTCTTCTTTCCGTGTCACCAGCAAAAAAACCCTCTGCCAACGCACTTTCAG GTCTCCAGTTGAAATGAGTTTCTGCCTGGAATCAATGCTGCCGTTCCACTCTGCAACTGCTTCTGCGTTGATGACTTCAATGCTCACCATTTCTTGCCGTGGTTATGGCCGGCTTCCAGAAG GGCTGTAA